In a single window of the Pseudochaenichthys georgianus chromosome 16, fPseGeo1.2, whole genome shotgun sequence genome:
- the fam110d gene encoding protein FAM110D, giving the protein MKPLTPIGSPSPLRLLNKGPDYLRRTIDGGGYGRSISAVERLEADKAKYVKSQQVINTKQEPVLVPCATPPPQPRRALSTPGSLTPRLTPRCSSNTPFSTLSGSFTSRDENENDDSRKENRRTSVDIEAHNRSNVNNVLPPNPRTPGINSLVAPHSAPVLRRSNGKRMLRPDSLLMYRQKKECKSPEGAAVAENNNSEVKGYSFVRRLFQGSMREKGSGGDGKIQKMVIGEEKAPSRDGDSRMSWTNEKDNTDGGPGSRGSSKTDHDRSPGSIPSPGFSSLLEQTNNGFTNGTSDGINTDNHSSDHDDENDPWKRASPPPTPRKQFGSDLRCSVALSDQENFFDFCGLDLDMIDRLGRENFLSGASSIDTLSLALRSVVGDGCGGSEPSEFSQHSGDGLFQEELAEQLPNGVSIIERNARVIKWLYGCKNAAREGPKESTV; this is encoded by the coding sequence ATGAAGCCCCTCACGCCAATTGGATCCCCCTCCCCTCTGAGGCTCCTCAACAAGGGTCCAGACTACCTGCGCAGGACGATAGATGGTGGAGGATATGGACGCTCAATCAGCGCTGTGGAGAGGCTTGAGGCGGACAAAGCCAAATATGTTAAGAGCCAGCAGGTGATAAATACCAAACAGGAGCCAGTGCTGGTGCCATGCGCTACTCCACCACCGCAGCCCCGACGAGCTTTATCCACCCCTGGCAGCCTGACGCCTCGTCTCACCCCACGCTGTTCATCAAACACCCCCTTCTCTACACTCTCTGGCTCCTTCACCTCAAGAGATGAGAATGAAAATGACGACTCCAGGAAGGAGAACAGACGGACTTCTGTTGACATCGAGGCGCATAACCGGAGCAATGTGAACAATGTTTTGCCTCCCAACCCCAGGACTCCGGGCATCAACTCCTTGGTAGCGCCCCACAGTGCCCCTGTACTCAGAAGAAGCAATGGCAAACGCATGCTGAGGCCGGACTCCCTCCTCATGTACAGGCAGAAGAAAGAGTGCAAGAGCCCCGAAGGTGCAGCAGTTGCAGAGAACAATAACAGTGAAGTGAAGGGATACAGTTTTGTCCGTCGCCTCTTCCAGGGCTCCATGAGGGAGAAGGGTAGCGGAGGTGATGGCAAGATCCAGAAGATGGTGATTGGTGAAGAGAAAGCGCCATCACGGGATGGAGATTCCCGCATGTCTTGGACCAATGAAAAAGACAATACTGACGGAGGACCGGGGAGCAGGGGGTCGAGTAAAACTGACCATGATCGCAGCCCAGGGTCGATCCCCAGCCCTGGGTTTAGCTCTTTGCTTGAACAGACTAATAATGGATTTACAAACGGTACCAGTGATGGTATCAACACTGACAACCACTCAAGTGACCATGATGATGAGAACGACCCATGGAAGCGGGCGTCACCCCCACCAACACCCAGAAAGCAGTTTGGGTCCGACCTGCGCTGCTCAGTAGCGTTGTCAGATCAGGAGAATTTCTTTGACTTTTGCGGGCTGGATTTGGATATGATAGATCGTCTGGGCCGTGAGAACTTCCTCTCCGGGGCCAGCTCCATAGACACACTCTCGCTGGCCCTCCGCAGCGTGGTAGGGGACGGATGTGGCGGCTCGGAGCCCAGCGAGTTCTCGCAGCACTCAGGAGACGGGCTGTTTCAGGAGGAGCTGGCTGAGCAGCTTCCCAACGGCGTGTCAATCATTGAGAGGAATGCTCGTGTCATCAAGTGGCTTTACGGGTGTAAGAACGCTGCTCGAGAGGGACCCAAAGAGTCTACTGTGTAA